A stretch of Imperialibacter roseus DNA encodes these proteins:
- a CDS encoding alpha/beta fold hydrolase: protein MSDKKLFFRKLGQGKPLIILHGLFGASDNWLTIGKSLSEHFEVYLVDQRNHGQSFHDPAHNFDVMAEDLGNFIKENNITQPIVLGHSMGGKVAMNYALSHPGKVEKLVVVDISPRGYKVHHDKILEGLKSIDLGSLESRKEADDRLAKYVPNVGERQFLLKSLSRTGDGFEWKINVAAIDNNIGLIVGEIDGEPNPVPTLFIDGENSNYIRDIDLPIIKKLFPDSQVVTIKNAGHWVHAEQPEAFLETLMAFLS from the coding sequence ATGAGTGACAAAAAGCTATTCTTTAGAAAACTGGGACAGGGAAAACCACTTATTATTTTGCACGGGCTTTTTGGAGCCTCAGACAACTGGTTGACCATTGGCAAGTCATTGTCCGAACATTTTGAGGTTTATCTGGTCGATCAGAGAAACCATGGGCAGTCGTTCCATGACCCAGCGCACAATTTTGATGTGATGGCGGAAGACCTGGGCAACTTTATAAAGGAAAATAATATTACTCAGCCGATTGTTCTTGGGCATTCAATGGGCGGCAAGGTGGCTATGAACTATGCGTTGAGCCACCCGGGCAAGGTTGAGAAGCTGGTTGTTGTAGACATTTCACCTCGTGGTTACAAAGTCCACCATGACAAAATACTGGAAGGGCTAAAGTCTATTGACCTTGGCTCTTTGGAGTCAAGAAAAGAGGCAGACGATCGGCTGGCCAAATATGTTCCGAATGTGGGCGAAAGGCAGTTTCTGCTAAAAAGCCTTAGCCGAACCGGTGACGGATTCGAATGGAAAATAAACGTGGCTGCCATTGATAACAATATAGGACTGATTGTGGGGGAAATAGACGGAGAGCCGAATCCAGTTCCCACCCTTTTCATTGACGGCGAGAACTCTAACTACATTCGGGACATTGACCTTCCGATTATCAAGAAGCTTTTTCCTGACAGCCAGGTTGTCACTATTAAAAATGCCGGACACTGGGTGCATGCCGAGCAGCCTGAAGCCTTTCTTGAGACATTGATGGCCTTTCTATCGTAG
- a CDS encoding SAM-dependent methyltransferase, translating to MSAGKLYLVPSPLSDNRVDLIINGQVKEIISSLNWFFAENIRTSRRFISTLNLGRPIESLHFAELNKDTEDAEVSKLMDIVTSGENAGVISEAGCPGIADPGAKIVALAHRKGVEVIPLVGPSSIFLALMGSGFSGQSFTFHGYLPIDKKAAQDKIKQMEKEVVQFGTTQIFMETPYRNNQLLEVIINTCQNHSLLCIASNITGETEFIQTKKISDWKGKHPNLHKIPTVFLLGK from the coding sequence ATGAGCGCTGGAAAATTGTACCTCGTACCAAGTCCACTTTCCGACAACAGGGTTGATCTGATAATAAATGGTCAGGTTAAAGAAATAATTTCCTCCCTCAACTGGTTCTTCGCTGAGAACATCAGAACCTCCAGAAGGTTTATCAGCACCCTGAATTTAGGCAGGCCTATCGAATCGCTGCATTTTGCTGAGCTCAACAAAGACACTGAGGATGCAGAAGTATCAAAGCTTATGGACATTGTCACTTCCGGCGAAAATGCCGGAGTCATTTCTGAAGCTGGCTGCCCTGGTATAGCCGACCCAGGAGCTAAAATAGTCGCTCTTGCACACCGAAAAGGAGTGGAGGTCATCCCACTGGTTGGTCCTTCGTCTATCTTTTTGGCGTTAATGGGTTCCGGGTTTTCTGGTCAGTCATTTACCTTCCATGGATATTTACCGATCGATAAGAAAGCAGCGCAGGACAAGATAAAGCAAATGGAGAAAGAGGTTGTGCAATTCGGTACAACTCAAATTTTTATGGAAACGCCCTACAGAAACAACCAGTTGTTGGAGGTAATCATCAATACCTGCCAAAATCACTCGCTTTTATGCATCGCAAGCAATATAACAGGAGAGACAGAGTTTATCCAAACCAAGAAAATTTCTGACTGGAAGGGTAAACACCCAAATTTGCACAAAATACCAACTGTTTTTCTGCTTGGAAAATAA
- the metK gene encoding methionine adenosyltransferase: MPYLFTSESVSEGHPDKVADQISDALVDHFLAFDPNSKVACETLVTTGQVVLAGEVKSDTYIDVQSIAREVINRIGYTKSEYQFEGNSCGVLSAVHEQSPDINRGVDRGKPEEQGAGDQGMMFGFASNETSSYMPLALDLSHRLLRELAVMRRENGAIKYLRPDAKSQVTIEYSDDHTPIRIDSIVVSTQHDDFDEETKMLAKIKQDVISVLIPRVKAQLPAHIQKLFNDQIKYHVNPTGKFVIGGPHGDTGLTGRKIIVDTYGGKGAHGGGAFSGKDPSKVDRSAAYATRHIAKNLVAAGVADQILVQVSYAIGVVEPMGIFVDTYGSAKVKMSDGEIAQKVSAIFDMRPGIIEQRLKLRQPMYQEAAAYGHMGRKNEVVKKKFTRPGETKEMEVELFTWEKLDYVDKVKKEFGL, translated from the coding sequence ATGCCATATCTATTCACGTCGGAATCTGTGTCGGAAGGGCACCCTGATAAAGTAGCTGATCAAATTTCAGATGCGCTGGTGGATCATTTTCTCGCTTTCGACCCTAATTCGAAAGTTGCTTGCGAAACACTTGTAACTACTGGTCAGGTAGTGTTAGCTGGTGAAGTAAAGTCAGACACTTATATTGATGTGCAGTCAATTGCCCGAGAGGTAATTAACCGCATTGGTTATACCAAATCCGAGTATCAGTTCGAGGGCAATTCGTGCGGGGTGCTTTCTGCAGTGCATGAGCAATCGCCTGATATTAACAGAGGCGTTGATCGTGGCAAACCAGAGGAGCAAGGTGCCGGCGACCAGGGAATGATGTTTGGCTTTGCCAGCAACGAAACTTCAAGCTATATGCCATTGGCGCTTGACCTTTCTCACAGACTGCTGAGAGAACTGGCGGTAATGAGAAGAGAAAATGGCGCCATCAAGTACCTGAGACCTGACGCCAAGTCACAGGTGACTATCGAGTACTCAGACGACCATACACCTATCAGGATTGACTCCATTGTTGTTTCTACACAGCATGACGATTTTGATGAAGAAACGAAGATGCTTGCAAAAATTAAGCAGGACGTCATCAGCGTTTTGATTCCAAGGGTAAAGGCACAGTTGCCGGCTCATATCCAAAAGTTGTTCAACGATCAGATAAAATACCACGTTAACCCAACTGGCAAATTTGTTATTGGTGGTCCTCATGGTGACACTGGCCTGACTGGAAGAAAGATCATTGTCGACACATACGGAGGCAAAGGTGCTCACGGTGGTGGTGCATTTTCGGGCAAAGACCCGAGCAAAGTTGACCGGTCGGCAGCTTACGCCACACGCCATATTGCCAAGAACCTGGTAGCCGCAGGTGTGGCTGATCAAATTCTTGTGCAGGTGTCTTACGCTATTGGCGTGGTGGAACCCATGGGTATTTTTGTTGATACTTACGGCTCCGCAAAAGTAAAAATGTCGGATGGCGAAATTGCTCAGAAAGTATCCGCAATTTTTGACATGCGTCCAGGCATCATTGAACAGCGATTGAAGCTTCGTCAGCCTATGTACCAGGAAGCAGCAGCTTACGGACATATGGGCAGAAAAAATGAAGTAGTTAAGAAGAAATTTACCAGACCTGGCGAAACAAAAGAAATGGAAGTGGAGCTTTTTACCTGGGAAAAACTTGACTACGTTGACAAGGTAAAGAAAGAGTTTGGCCTATAA
- a CDS encoding ABC transporter ATP-binding protein, whose protein sequence is MVLEKETVSGNIIDLKVLRRLFVFAKPYIGKFYFLVVLTILLAFLSPLRPYLIQITIDKYVAIGDFQGLVNMTLILVGVIVATAIVQYSHTYLSGWLGQFIIRDIRIKLFKHLQTLKLKFFDKTPIGRLVTRNVSDVETLSDVFSEGLAAIIGDLLQIIVIFAMMFAISWKLTLVSLSTLPLLIISTYVFKEKVKVAFNEVRTAVSNLNSFVQEHITGMNIVQIFNSEDREYEKFKEINREHKKANIRSVLYYSIYFPVAEVIQAAGIGLVVWYGARGVIDDQITLGVLISFIMYIQMFFRPIRMIADRFNTLQMGIVSSNRILDLLDSKEHIANNGTFAPTTLKGEVKFEHVSFAYIDEEYVLKDINLEVNPGETLALVGATGAGKSSVINLLSRFYEINKGSITIDGVDVREYDLASLRLNIGVVLQDVFLFSDSILNNITLGNPEIPKSKVIEAAELVGAREFIERLPGGFDYNVMERGATLSVGQRQLISFVRAMVYDPKIIVLDEATSSVDTETEELIQGAIDKLMKGRTSIVIAHRLSTIQRADKIVVLEKGEIKEEGTHDELLSMDGYYAQLHKMQYKEVV, encoded by the coding sequence ATAGTTTTGGAAAAGGAAACCGTAAGCGGAAATATCATTGACCTGAAAGTACTCAGGCGGCTTTTTGTCTTTGCAAAGCCCTACATAGGCAAGTTTTACTTTCTGGTGGTGCTCACCATTCTGCTGGCGTTTTTGTCGCCCCTAAGGCCTTATTTGATACAGATTACTATTGATAAATACGTGGCCATTGGCGATTTCCAGGGACTGGTGAACATGACGCTAATTTTAGTGGGGGTGATTGTCGCCACTGCCATTGTGCAATACAGCCATACTTACCTGTCCGGTTGGCTGGGCCAGTTCATTATTCGAGACATCAGGATCAAGCTCTTCAAGCACCTCCAAACGCTGAAACTAAAGTTTTTTGACAAAACGCCCATCGGCCGCCTGGTTACCAGAAACGTGTCTGACGTAGAGACGCTGTCAGACGTATTCAGCGAAGGCTTGGCAGCTATTATTGGAGACCTGCTTCAAATCATTGTCATCTTTGCTATGATGTTTGCCATCAGTTGGAAGCTGACCCTTGTAAGTCTTTCAACCCTGCCACTCCTGATCATTAGTACCTACGTGTTCAAGGAGAAAGTAAAGGTGGCTTTCAATGAGGTGCGTACAGCTGTTTCCAACCTGAACTCTTTTGTACAGGAGCATATCACAGGCATGAACATCGTGCAGATATTCAATAGCGAAGACAGGGAGTACGAAAAATTCAAGGAGATCAACAGGGAACATAAAAAGGCCAATATCAGGTCGGTACTGTATTATTCGATTTATTTCCCGGTGGCTGAGGTTATTCAGGCGGCAGGTATCGGCCTTGTAGTTTGGTACGGTGCCAGAGGTGTTATCGACGATCAAATCACCCTTGGGGTCCTGATCTCATTTATCATGTATATCCAGATGTTTTTCCGCCCCATCAGGATGATTGCTGATCGCTTCAACACATTACAAATGGGTATCGTTAGCTCCAACAGGATTCTGGATTTGCTCGACAGCAAAGAGCACATCGCTAATAACGGTACTTTTGCGCCAACTACTTTAAAGGGCGAGGTGAAGTTTGAACATGTATCGTTTGCCTACATCGACGAAGAATACGTGCTGAAGGATATCAACCTTGAGGTGAATCCGGGAGAAACGCTGGCGTTGGTGGGTGCTACAGGTGCGGGTAAGTCTTCCGTGATTAACCTGCTTAGCCGCTTTTATGAAATCAATAAGGGCAGCATCACCATAGATGGTGTCGACGTCAGGGAATATGACCTGGCCTCACTCAGACTTAATATCGGTGTAGTGCTTCAGGATGTCTTTCTGTTTTCAGACTCCATTCTTAATAATATTACCCTCGGCAACCCCGAAATTCCAAAATCAAAAGTGATTGAGGCGGCTGAGCTTGTTGGCGCAAGAGAGTTTATAGAGCGGCTACCAGGCGGCTTTGACTACAACGTGATGGAGCGTGGAGCCACACTTTCGGTTGGGCAAAGGCAGCTCATCTCATTTGTGCGGGCCATGGTGTATGATCCCAAAATCATTGTGCTCGATGAGGCCACATCATCAGTTGATACGGAGACTGAAGAACTGATTCAGGGAGCCATTGATAAGCTAATGAAAGGAAGAACATCCATTGTTATTGCTCACAGGCTCTCTACCATTCAACGAGCCGACAAAATTGTGGTACTTGAGAAAGGCGAAATAAAGGAGGAAGGCACCCATGACGAGCTGTTGAGCATGGACGGCTACTATGCTCAGCTGCATAAAATGCAATACAAAGAGGTCGTTTAG